AGCTCTCCCATGAAGGGAAGCAACTCATCCTTGGGTATGTGGCGAGCCGGTCCGGCCTCCACATGCACCACGTCCAGCCGGCGCCCCACCTTCACCCGGTACGGAAGCTCCGTTGCGTCCCTCCGGGTGTAGACAGTGACGTTATGCCCCCTCTTGGCCAATGCCTCGGACAGGGCTGCGACATGCACATTCTGGCCGCCGGCGTCCACCCCGCCGAGTGCCGCCAGCGGACTGGCGTGTTCTGAAACCATTGAGATCTTCAAGGGGTTTTCCTCTCTCGCGCCGGAACAAGGATCTGCTCTTCCGGACGTTCGTTATCGGAGTGCCGCGGACGGGCTCGCAGGTCCGCCAGGAAAACATCCCAGTGGTCCAGGAACCTGCCCAGGCCGTAGCGTGCCAATGCCGCCTCCCGGGCGGCGGCGCCGCGCCGTCGTGCTTCTTCCGGGTTGGCAATAAGCCGCCGGGCGACGCGGATCAGTTCGTCGACGTCGGCGGACACCGCGCCGGCTTCCGGCGGCACCGCCCGGGGCGCTTCCGTGGTGGCCAGGGCAAGGACGGGCATCCCGAGATGCATGGCCTCCAGGAGGGACAGGCCCAGGGAGGTCCAGCGCATCGGATGCAGGTAGACGCGGCAGCGGGCCAGTTCACGGTGCAATTCATGCGTGTTCAGGTCGCCGCGCTCGGTGAGCCGGCGTTCCTCAATTCCGGCGGCCGCGGCCAGACCTTGCGTTTTCATGCCGAAGACCTGCAGCGGCGCGACGGCGGCAAAGGCGGGGAGGAGGTCAGTCCCTGTCACCCGTCCCCGCCGCACGGGTTCGTTTACCACGACGCCGAGCTCCGGCAGTTCGCCTGTGTAGAGCTGCCCAGGGTCCGGGATCCCGTGCTCGATGACCAGCGTCGGGGCGGAGCCGCTGTCCCAGGCGAGCCTGTTGAAGTGCGTGACATGCACCAGGGGGATGTCCGGTCGGTCCGCAAGCGGATGCCTGGTGAAGGGGAAATCGCCCTTCGGCGTGTTGTGCTCCACGTACACCGCCGGCAGGTCGGCGCCCGGTTGCCGGCCCAAGGCCCTGGCAGTTGCGGCTATTTCCTCCGGACGCTGAAGAACGACGGCGTCGACCTGGTCGGCGTCGAGGTCCGCCAGTGTCACCTCCCGCACTGAGTCCGGCCAGTCCCTGCCGGCACGCCCGAGGCCCCAATGGCCCCCCTGCGGGAGCACCGGCAGCAGATATTCGTGGCGCCCCCTGACAAACGCATCCGTCCAGGAGCCATGGACGTGCCACAGCAGGATTCTCATCGGTTGCGGGCCTTTCTCCTGGTGCTGACGTGGGTACTGAAGGATGAGACGCCGCCGATCAGCCGCTCCACAGCCTGAACAACCTCCTCGGGCGAGACGGAGTCCAGGCAGGGGTGCCCCGGGACGGGACATTCCCGCGCCCTGGTGAGCCTGCACGCGGCATTCTGGTCGCCGAGGAGTTCCAGGGGCACGCCGTAGGGTGCCCAGCGAACGGCGGGAACCACCGGGGAAAAGAGGCAGGCAACGGGGGTTCCCACAGCCGCGGCCAGGTGCGCGGGCCCGGTGTTCCCGGTGACCACTGCGTCCGCGCGGGCCAGGACGCCGGCAAGGGTGCGCAGGTCAGTGCGTCCGCCCAGATCAAGGGCCGACGGGCCTGCCACGGTGGCGGTCAGCGGCGTTTCGTCCGGCCCGCCTGTCACCACCACCCGGTGACCGGCGCCCTCCAGGAGTTCGACGGCGGCGGCGTGGTGCAGTGGCGGCCACGCCCTTGCCGGGACCGCGGCTCCGGGGTGGACCACCACATACGGCCCGTCCCCCACCAGCTCCTGCACGTCCGGAACCGGACTGACCCGCAGCTTTCCGTCGTCGCCTGCCGGCAGCCTAAACCCGGCCGCCTGGGCAATCCCGAGCGCACGCTCCGCCTCCGGCTGGTCCTCCGGGAAGTCTTCTCCGGGCTTGAGCCGAACGTCCAGCAGGGAGCCGGCGTAGTCGGTGGAGGCACCGCTGATCCGGCCGACGCCTGCCAGCCGCAGCAGCAGGGCCAGTGGGAGCGGAGACTGGTGGAACGACGTCAGGATCACCGCCTCGGTAATCCTGGAGTTCCGCACATAGTCGATCAGCCTGTCCGCATGCGGCCCGGTCATTTTGGGGGCAGGATTCATGATCCATGGGCAGTCCCAGCTGTAGGCCTCAGCAACGCCGGGCAGCATGGCCGCCGCAGCTTCGCCCTGGCGCCCGCACAGCATCACCACATGGTTGGGCCGGCTCCCGTCCGCCTGACGGCCGTTTGCGACGGCGCGCACGGCCGGTCCAGCCAGGAGCACGTCGCCCAGGCTGTCCAAGCGTGCCACCAGGACCCGTCCCATCAGGGTCCCTCCAGCAGCATGCCCACAGCCTGCGCAAGGTCCTTGGCCACCAGCCGCGACTCGCTGATTTCCTCTGCCCGTGTCTGAGGGGTGGGAACCAGGACTCCCGTGGCTCCCGCTGCCTCCGCAGCCCGGACATCGCTGCCTATGTCCCCGATCAAGGCCGCCTCCGAGGTTTTGATGCCCAGTTTTCGGCACGCGCTCAGGACCATGCCTGGAGCCGGCTTGCGGCAGGTGCAGGCATCCTCCTCGGAGTGCGGGCACACTTCCCACACGTCAAAAGGCCCCAGGAGTTCCTCAACCCTCGCATTGACGCTCGCCATTTCGGCGGCGGTGATGACGCCCCTTGCCACGCCGGACTGATTGCTGAGCACGCCGGTGGCAAGTCCACGTCCCCGGAGGGCATCCAGCACATCCTTGGTTCCGGGAAGAGGACGGACCAGCGCGGGATCACCGTTGTAGGGCACATCAACGACCAGGGTCCCGTCCCGGTCGAACAGAACAGCCCTGATCTGAGGAGTCGCGGAGCTTCTCATACCCCCGACGTTCCCCTGCGCTGCTGCTCCTAAACAGCCTGGAGAGCTTTTCTCCGGATTACTGCTCCCTATTAGTGCAGGTCAAGCGCCAGACAATCCGGTCTGATGCCGGTTCCGCGGGGGTTGTCAGCAGACCCGGCAGCACTTCACATGCTGTTGATGCGGGAACGCGGGGTCCGCTGCAGCCCCTTCTTGGACAGGCCGGAGCCGGAGGCCCTATGGTCCGTGGACATGGATGGACCCTCGGCCATTGGAACGAATTCCGCACCCGAGCTGGCTTCGATGAGCCTGTGCTGAAGGTCGACCAGGACGCGCGCCAGGCGGCGCGATACCTGCATCTGGGACATTCCGAGCCTTTTGCCAAGCTGCACCTGCGTCTCCTCGCAGAAGTACCGGCGGTACAGCAGCTCCCGGTCAGCGGGGTCCAGTTCCTGCATCGCCTCGCGCAGGCACGCCAGCTCTTCGAGCCGCTCTATGGGCATGTCGGGTGAAGCAAGGACCTCCACTATGGGCGGCGAGTCGCCGTGGGGATTGACGGCGTCGAGCGAGTCCGGGTGGAGGCTGCTGGACGCGCAGATGGCCTCCTGCACTTCCGCGGCGTCCACTCCCAGATGCTGGGCCAGTTCACTCACCTTCGGGATCCGCCCGAGGGTCTGCGCCAGTTCCGGTTCCGTACGGAAAATGCGGGAGCGGAGATCCTGGATATGCCGCGGCGGCCTGACCACCCAGCTGCGGTCCCGCAAATATCTCTTCAGTTCGCCGGTGATGGTGGGAGCGGCATAAGCGGGAAAGCTGTCACCTTTGGTCTGGTCGAAGCCACGTGCTGCCTTCACCAGGCCCAGATAAGCCACCTGGTTGAGGTCGGCCCGCTCCCGGCCGCGGGCTTCGAAACGTGCGGCGAGAGCCTCAGCCAGATCAAGGTAGCCCAGGACCAGCTCGTTTTCGAATGTCTGTCGCAGCCGGCCGTTTTTGGGTGCTGATGTCTGCTGGGGAAGCGCCGGCGGGAGCGACTGGACTGATGAAGTTTCCATGGCAAGTGCAGCAAGAAAATCAGGCATTGTCGGTGGTTCCTTCGGGTCGGGGGTCCGAAAGCCTGCGGCAAGACTTAGAAGTAGGACACCATAAGCCTGCTTATAAAACAATGCTTTCCGGATATAGGCTGACGTGCAGGTGGAACCACCGGTTCGGGTGAAGGAGTCGCCATGATGCGCATCGCCATCGTAGGAGCCAGCGGAAATGTCGGCACAGCACTGCTCCGGAATCTTCAATCACGCTTGGCGGAAAGACCCGGAAGCCTGGAGCTGGCGGGCATCAGTCGCAGGCTCCCGGACATCGCGATGCCTCCCTATGCCGGGGTGGAGTGGCACACGCTGGACGTGGGCCTGGACGCCGATATGCCTCGACTGCGTTCGGCCCTGGCAGGGGCGGACGCGGTGGTCCACCTGGCCTGGCAGGTGCAGCCGAACCGCGACTTGGATGCCTTGCACAGGACCAACGTCACGGGCACCGGGCATGTCCTGGAAGCGGCCGGGCAGGCAGGCGTCGGGCACATCGTGTGCGCTTCATCGGTAGGCGCCTACAGCCAGGCGCCGAAGGACCGGAGGACGGATGAATCCTGGCCCGCCGGTGGTATCCAGACCTCACACTACAGCCGGCACAAGGCAGAACAGGAAGCCCTGTTGGACAGGTTCGAGGAGGAGCATCCGGGGGTCAAAGTGGCCCGGCTCAGGCCGGGCCTGATCTTCCAGCGGGACGCCGGGAGCGAGATCGGACGGTACTTTCTGGGCCAGCTCCTGGCCAGGCTGCTGCCGCGGCGGCCGTGGACACCGGTCCTCCCGGCACCAGACAACCTGATTTTCCAGGCGCTCCACGCTGACGATGCTGCAGAGGCATATTGGCAGGTACTGGACCGCGGCGAGTCCGGCGCCTTTAACATCGCGGCGGAACCGGTAGTCACGCCACAGGAACTGGCCCGGCTCCTCGGCGCCAAACGGATCCTGCCCATTCCCATGGCGCTGCTGCATGCAGTGGCCGGACTTACGTGGCGGCTCCGCATTCAGCCAACAGACTCCGGATGGGTGGACATGGCTGCGGGCTCGCCGGTTATGGACACCGGCCGCGCGCGCCGGGTCCTGGCCTGGGAGCCTAGGATTACGTCAGTGGACGCCATAGCCCAGGTATTGGAAGGAATCGGAGCGGGGGCCGGAGTTGCCCCTTCCCCCGCCCTGAAGCCGAGGAGCTAAGCGCCCCTCGCCCGGGTAGCAGCGCTAGGCGCCTGACCGCGGATTGTCCCGGTCAGTCCTGACGTCCGTAGCCCCGGCATCCCGGCCGGTCCGGACGTCACCTGTCCGGGCGGCGTCATTCCTGGCCGCATCATTCCGGGCGGCGTCGTTTCGGGCCGCATCATTTCGGGCCGCGTCATTTCGGGCCGCGTCGGTCCGGGCATCCATCCGGCCATCCCTGCCCGACGGTATGTCCGGATCAATGGCATCAGCCTTCCTGCTGTGGCTGGCAACGTCTTCACGAAGCGCGTTGGCATCCGCAGCCTTCTGGTCAGCTTCCTGCTTCAGCCTGGCGGCCTCCACCTGCGCCTGCTCGGCGTCGGCGCGGGCGCGGGTGGCTCGGGCCTCGTTTTCGCGTGCATCCAGCTCGATATTCTGCGCCTTCTGCCGGATTTCAGCGGCCTTTTCCCGGCGCGACTCATCGCGCTTCTGCTGTATTGCCTTGCGGCGCTGACCCGTCAGCAGCAGCACAATAAGGACCACGACAATGATTCCGACAACCACCCAAACCCACGTTGCTTTATCCAACGCTGCCCACCTCTTTCCACTTCGCTACGGCCGGATCCGGGTTGATGCCAGGACGGCAGCCGCCCCGGAATCCGTTTGAAAGTAATTTAGCAAGGGTACTTACCTTCTGTTAGTAATCATGCTTACTATTTTACGGCCAGTATCGCTGGTTCTTGATCAAAAACCGGCCTTCTTGGAAAGAGAGAGCAAAGATGACAGAGAACCAATGGCCCGAGGACCCGGCTTACACGGTTCCTCCGACCACCTCAGGGGCAATGGGAGAGCGCAGTGCAACAACCTTCCCGTCCGCTGCGACTGCACCAACAGGCGGCGCCTACGAAACTTCCCGCAAGGATGCTGTGAAGGAGGAGGCCGGTGATGTTGCCCGGACGGCGGCGGATTCGGCGCAGAACGTGGCCGAGACTGCTAAGACTGAAGCGGCAAACGTCGCCTCGGAAGTTAAGGCAAACGCAAAAGACCTCCTCTACCAGGCGCGCAGCGACCTCACCCATCAGGCAGGTACCCAGCAGCAAAAGGTTGCTGACGGCCTCAGGTCAGTCTCGAACGAACTGCACAAGATGGCGCAGGCGTCAGACCAGCCTGGCGTAGCCTCCGACCTTGTCCGCCAGGCTGCGGAACGTTCGTCCTCCGTCGCCTCCTGGCTGGACGGCAGGGACCCCGGTTCACTCCTGGACGAGGTCAAGAGCTTCGCCCGGCGGCGTCCCGGCGCTTTCCTGCTTCTTGCAGCCGGCGCCGGCGTCCTCGCCGGACGGCTCGGCCGCAGCCTGAGCGCAGGCGCTCCCGGCTCCGCCTCCTCCGCTTCCGGATACACCGGCGGGCAGTACACCGGCAGTCGGTACACGGGAGAGCAGTACAGCGGCGGCCAGTACACCGGAGAGCAGAACGCAGGTGGCCAGTACACCGGAGAACAGTACGGTGCGGGCCAGGAACAGTACGGTGCAGGCCAGACGGGCCCGGGCGGCTATACCCCCGCTGGCGGCGCAGTCCCGCCACCCCCGGTTCAGCTCCCCGGGCCGGCCACCACCACGGCAGGGTTCGACGGCGGCGCTCCGGGAAGCAGCTATGCCGACACAACCAGCACGGCAAGTCCGCTGGACAGCCCGCAACTGGTAGAGGAGACACGGTCCGGCAACCGGATGGCTGACGACCCCCTGGGCGACCAAGCGCTGGCTGATGACCCCATGGGCACGGACCCCCTCACCCAGGACCGCTCCGCGGACGGCCAGACTGGCAGGCCGTGATGAGCAGCCAGATGCCCGAAACCCCCGGGGAAGCTGCCCACGCCAAGGCGGACAACACTTCCCTGGGCGATCTGCTGGGCGAGGTCACCCGCGACCTGTCCACGCTGATGCGTCAGGAACTGGAGCTCGCCAAAGCTGAACTGAGGCAGTCCGCTACCAGGGCCGGCAGGGGCAGCGGCATGCTCGCCGGAGCCGGCGTGGCGGGGCACTTCGTCCTGCTGTTCCTCTCCATCGCCCTTTGCTATGCCTTGGGCATGCTGATGGGTCTGGGATGGTCCGCCGTCGTGGTGGCCGTGATCTGGGCCATCATCGCAGCCGTCCTGGCCTCCATGGGGCGCAAGGAACTCAAAACGGTGAAGGGCATGCCCCAAACCACTGAAACACTCTCTGAAATCCCCCCAACCCTAAAACCCGGTGAGGTAAACCGATGAGCGACAACCCGGACGCGATCCGTTCAGACATTGAAGCAACCCGCGCCCGCCTGGGCACCAATGTGGATGCCGTGGCGGACAAAGTCACCCCCTCCAACATCGTCCACCGCCAAACGGACAAGGTGAAGGACGCCGTCTTCGGAGTGAAGGAAAAAGTCATGGGAGTAGCAGACGACGC
Above is a window of Arthrobacter pascens DNA encoding:
- a CDS encoding NAD-dependent epimerase/dehydratase family protein; translation: MRIAIVGASGNVGTALLRNLQSRLAERPGSLELAGISRRLPDIAMPPYAGVEWHTLDVGLDADMPRLRSALAGADAVVHLAWQVQPNRDLDALHRTNVTGTGHVLEAAGQAGVGHIVCASSVGAYSQAPKDRRTDESWPAGGIQTSHYSRHKAEQEALLDRFEEEHPGVKVARLRPGLIFQRDAGSEIGRYFLGQLLARLLPRRPWTPVLPAPDNLIFQALHADDAAEAYWQVLDRGESGAFNIAAEPVVTPQELARLLGAKRILPIPMALLHAVAGLTWRLRIQPTDSGWVDMAAGSPVMDTGRARRVLAWEPRITSVDAIAQVLEGIGAGAGVAPSPALKPRS
- a CDS encoding glycosyltransferase family 9 protein; translation: MGRVLVARLDSLGDVLLAGPAVRAVANGRQADGSRPNHVVMLCGRQGEAAAAMLPGVAEAYSWDCPWIMNPAPKMTGPHADRLIDYVRNSRITEAVILTSFHQSPLPLALLLRLAGVGRISGASTDYAGSLLDVRLKPGEDFPEDQPEAERALGIAQAAGFRLPAGDDGKLRVSPVPDVQELVGDGPYVVVHPGAAVPARAWPPLHHAAAVELLEGAGHRVVVTGGPDETPLTATVAGPSALDLGGRTDLRTLAGVLARADAVVTGNTGPAHLAAAVGTPVACLFSPVVPAVRWAPYGVPLELLGDQNAACRLTRARECPVPGHPCLDSVSPEEVVQAVERLIGGVSSFSTHVSTRRKARNR
- a CDS encoding sigma-70 family RNA polymerase sigma factor, encoding MPDFLAALAMETSSVQSLPPALPQQTSAPKNGRLRQTFENELVLGYLDLAEALAARFEARGRERADLNQVAYLGLVKAARGFDQTKGDSFPAYAAPTITGELKRYLRDRSWVVRPPRHIQDLRSRIFRTEPELAQTLGRIPKVSELAQHLGVDAAEVQEAICASSSLHPDSLDAVNPHGDSPPIVEVLASPDMPIERLEELACLREAMQELDPADRELLYRRYFCEETQVQLGKRLGMSQMQVSRRLARVLVDLQHRLIEASSGAEFVPMAEGPSMSTDHRASGSGLSKKGLQRTPRSRINSM
- a CDS encoding phage holin family protein, which encodes MSSQMPETPGEAAHAKADNTSLGDLLGEVTRDLSTLMRQELELAKAELRQSATRAGRGSGMLAGAGVAGHFVLLFLSIALCYALGMLMGLGWSAVVVAVIWAIIAAVLASMGRKELKTVKGMPQTTETLSEIPPTLKPGEVNR
- a CDS encoding glycosyltransferase, with the translated sequence MRILLWHVHGSWTDAFVRGRHEYLLPVLPQGGHWGLGRAGRDWPDSVREVTLADLDADQVDAVVLQRPEEIAATARALGRQPGADLPAVYVEHNTPKGDFPFTRHPLADRPDIPLVHVTHFNRLAWDSGSAPTLVIEHGIPDPGQLYTGELPELGVVVNEPVRRGRVTGTDLLPAFAAVAPLQVFGMKTQGLAAAAGIEERRLTERGDLNTHELHRELARCRVYLHPMRWTSLGLSLLEAMHLGMPVLALATTEAPRAVPPEAGAVSADVDELIRVARRLIANPEEARRRGAAAREAALARYGLGRFLDHWDVFLADLRARPRHSDNERPEEQILVPARERKTP
- a CDS encoding D-glycero-alpha-D-manno-heptose-1,7-bisphosphate 7-phosphatase, encoding MRSSATPQIRAVLFDRDGTLVVDVPYNGDPALVRPLPGTKDVLDALRGRGLATGVLSNQSGVARGVITAAEMASVNARVEELLGPFDVWEVCPHSEEDACTCRKPAPGMVLSACRKLGIKTSEAALIGDIGSDVRAAEAAGATGVLVPTPQTRAEEISESRLVAKDLAQAVGMLLEGP